A stretch of Acidobacteriota bacterium DNA encodes these proteins:
- a CDS encoding cytochrome c, which produces MPRILVYSGILLAALALLPVAWLYRAQGDPSEKPRFHVVPDMDNQAYHRAQSASSFFADGRAMRRPVEGTVAQGELREDDAYYLGKELGRDGAEAWVDRLPRGVDEAQMLRGRERYQIFCAPCHGDTGIGDGPTARRAAQLAEGTWTPPSDLTAAATLARPEGELFDIITHGVRTMPAYGAQIPVADRWAIVAYLRALQRSANGRPEDVPASRRSEFR; this is translated from the coding sequence ATGCCCCGCATCTTGGTGTACTCCGGCATCCTGCTGGCCGCGCTGGCTCTGCTGCCCGTGGCCTGGCTCTACCGCGCCCAGGGGGACCCGTCGGAAAAGCCGCGCTTCCACGTGGTGCCGGATATGGACAATCAGGCCTATCACCGGGCTCAGAGCGCCAGCTCCTTCTTCGCCGACGGCCGCGCCATGCGGCGGCCGGTGGAGGGTACGGTGGCCCAGGGCGAGCTGCGGGAAGACGACGCCTATTACCTGGGCAAAGAGCTCGGGAGGGACGGCGCGGAAGCGTGGGTCGACCGGCTGCCTCGGGGCGTCGACGAAGCGCAGATGCTGCGCGGCCGGGAGCGCTATCAGATCTTCTGCGCGCCCTGCCACGGGGATACCGGCATCGGGGACGGGCCGACCGCCCGCCGCGCCGCCCAGCTGGCGGAGGGAACCTGGACGCCGCCCAGCGATCTGACGGCGGCGGCGACCTTGGCCCGCCCCGAAGGCGAGCTCTTCGACATCATCACCCATGGCGTTCGCACCATGCCGGCTTACGGCGCGCAGATTCCGGTGGCGGACCGGTGGGCCATCGTGGCCTATCTGCGGGCGCTGCAGCGCAGCGCCAACGGTCGTCCGGAAGACGTACCCGCCAGCCGCAGAAGCGAATTCAGGTAG
- a CDS encoding quinol:cytochrome C oxidoreductase — protein MVSHDHPTPSLADDHLTLDELGPRLVRISGVLGLIGLGAAVALGAARGDGFQSFGWSYLLSFAFFLSLSLGALFLVAVGHVTGAVWNVVSRRLAEVTAANLTTLALLAVPVLVLAHRIMPWAAGTSHAPAELLEHKAAFLDLEFFYVRWVIYFAIWCGYAWWFWKRSAEQDTSGDPALSVRMSRKSGLCLLLFALSVSFASYDLLMSLDPSWFSTMFGPYFFAGSFLAFMCFLTLMTFWLQSRGRVRQVIHVEHLHDYGKLIFAFVFFWAYLAFSQYMLIWYANIPEETAWFLARQSNGWGWLGLTLVFGHFLIPFAGLLAQKAKRRRPSLLFWAVWILVMHWIDLYWIVMPQWRPSAPTLDWLDLLTFVGIGGIFIAGIGRLASSHSLVPIRDPRIDDSLAFENT, from the coding sequence ATGGTGTCCCACGATCACCCCACTCCATCACTCGCAGACGACCACCTGACGCTGGACGAGCTCGGGCCGCGGCTGGTCCGCATCTCGGGCGTCCTGGGCTTGATCGGCCTCGGCGCTGCGGTGGCCTTGGGCGCCGCCCGGGGCGACGGCTTCCAGTCCTTCGGCTGGTCCTATCTGCTGAGCTTCGCCTTCTTCCTCAGCCTGTCCCTGGGCGCTCTCTTCCTCGTCGCCGTGGGACACGTCACCGGGGCGGTGTGGAACGTCGTCAGCCGCCGCCTCGCCGAGGTTACGGCGGCCAATCTGACCACCCTGGCGCTGCTGGCGGTACCGGTGCTGGTCTTGGCCCACCGGATCATGCCGTGGGCCGCCGGCACCAGCCACGCTCCCGCCGAGCTTCTCGAGCACAAGGCGGCGTTCCTCGATCTCGAGTTCTTCTACGTCCGCTGGGTGATCTACTTCGCCATCTGGTGCGGCTACGCCTGGTGGTTCTGGAAGCGGTCGGCGGAGCAGGACACCAGCGGTGATCCGGCTCTCAGCGTGCGCATGTCTCGCAAGAGCGGCCTATGCCTGCTGCTCTTTGCCCTCAGCGTCAGCTTTGCGTCCTATGACCTGCTGATGTCCCTCGATCCGTCGTGGTTCAGCACCATGTTCGGCCCGTATTTCTTCGCCGGCAGCTTCCTCGCCTTCATGTGTTTCCTGACCCTGATGACCTTTTGGCTGCAGAGCCGGGGGCGGGTGCGCCAGGTCATCCACGTCGAGCACCTGCACGATTACGGCAAGCTGATCTTCGCCTTTGTCTTCTTCTGGGCGTACCTGGCGTTCAGCCAGTACATGCTCATCTGGTACGCCAACATCCCCGAGGAGACGGCCTGGTTCCTGGCCCGCCAGTCCAACGGCTGGGGCTGGCTTGGGCTGACCCTGGTCTTCGGCCACTTCCTGATTCCCTTCGCCGGCCTGCTGGCGCAGAAGGCCAAGCGCCGGCGGCCTTCGCTCTTGTTCTGGGCGGTGTGGATTCTGGTCATGCATTGGATCGATCTCTACTGGATCGTCATGCCCCAGTGGCGGCCGTCGGCGCCGACTCTGGACTGGCTCGACCTGCTCACCTTCGTCGGTATCGGCGGCATTTTCATCGCGGGCATCGGCCGTCTGGCGTCGAGCCATTCCCTCGTACCGATCCGCGATCCGCGCATCGACGATTCCCTGGCCTTCGAGAACACCTAG
- the nrfD gene encoding NrfD/PsrC family molybdoenzyme membrane anchor subunit gives MSSLTQSLAADPLDNTADDPTRPTPLVLGDHDFTSITETVAGIAERPRPPRAWYIAFAVTSSLTVMMFAMIGYLIFEGIGVWGLNNPVGWGWAIVNFVFWVGIGHAGTLISAILFLLRQKWRTSINRFAEAMTIFAVICAGIFPAIHVGRIWVVYWLFPVPNYQAMWPNFRSPLLWDVFAVGTYATVSLLFWYTGMVPDLATLRDRAKTKTRAMIYGVLSLGWRGSHRHWHRYEKTYLILAGLATPLVLSVHSVVSFDFAVSQVPGWHTTIFPPYFVAGAIFSGFAMVGTLLVPARKWFGLQKLITLRHLENMNKIILATGSMVGFAYATEFFIAWYGGNPNEAFAFVNRAFGPYAWAYWTMVTCNVIAPQFFWFKKIRTNTLVMWILYIFVNIGMWFERFVITVTSLSRDFLPSSWDYYSPTFVDILTFVGTFGLFFTLVLLFIRYLPIVAMAEVKTVMPAAHVHGVRRPVGDYHGDVHRRPRKQEENP, from the coding sequence GCTGGACAACACCGCTGACGACCCCACGCGGCCGACGCCGCTGGTGCTGGGGGACCATGATTTCACCAGCATCACCGAGACCGTCGCCGGCATCGCCGAGCGGCCGCGCCCACCGCGGGCGTGGTACATCGCCTTCGCGGTGACCTCGTCGCTGACGGTGATGATGTTCGCGATGATCGGCTATCTGATCTTCGAGGGCATCGGCGTCTGGGGCCTCAACAATCCGGTGGGTTGGGGCTGGGCCATCGTCAACTTCGTCTTCTGGGTCGGCATCGGTCACGCCGGCACCCTGATCTCGGCGATCCTCTTCCTGCTACGGCAGAAGTGGCGCACCAGCATCAACCGCTTCGCCGAGGCCATGACCATCTTCGCGGTGATCTGCGCCGGCATCTTTCCGGCCATTCACGTTGGGCGCATCTGGGTGGTGTATTGGCTCTTCCCGGTGCCCAATTACCAGGCCATGTGGCCGAACTTCCGTAGCCCGCTGCTCTGGGACGTCTTCGCCGTGGGCACCTACGCCACCGTCTCGCTGCTCTTCTGGTACACCGGCATGGTGCCGGATCTGGCGACCCTGCGGGATCGGGCGAAGACCAAGACCCGGGCGATGATCTACGGGGTGCTGTCCCTGGGTTGGCGGGGCAGTCACCGCCACTGGCACCGGTACGAGAAGACCTACCTGATCCTGGCGGGATTGGCCACGCCCCTGGTGCTCAGCGTGCACTCGGTGGTGAGCTTCGACTTCGCCGTCTCCCAGGTGCCGGGCTGGCATACGACGATCTTCCCGCCCTATTTCGTCGCCGGCGCCATCTTCTCCGGCTTCGCCATGGTGGGCACCCTCCTGGTGCCGGCCCGCAAGTGGTTCGGTCTCCAGAAGCTGATCACTCTCCGCCACCTGGAGAACATGAACAAGATCATCCTCGCCACCGGCTCGATGGTCGGCTTCGCCTACGCCACGGAGTTCTTCATCGCCTGGTACGGCGGCAATCCCAACGAGGCTTTCGCCTTCGTCAACCGGGCCTTCGGGCCCTATGCCTGGGCGTATTGGACCATGGTCACTTGCAATGTGATCGCGCCGCAATTCTTCTGGTTCAAGAAGATTCGGACCAATACGTTGGTGATGTGGATCCTCTACATCTTCGTCAACATCGGCATGTGGTTCGAGCGCTTCGTCATCACGGTGACGTCTCTGAGCCGCGATTTCCTGCCGTCGAGCTGGGATTATTACTCTCCCACCTTCGTCGACATCCTCACCTTCGTCGGCACCTTCGGTCTCTTCTTCACCCTGGTGCTGCTCTTCATTCGCTATCTGCCCATCGTGGCCATGGCGGAGGTGAAAACGGTGATGCCGGCGGCCCACGTCCACGGCGTGAGACGGCCGGTGGGGGATTACCACGGCGACGTGCACCGCCGGCCCCGTAAGCAGGAGGAGAACCCATGA
- a CDS encoding DUF3341 domain-containing protein, with product MSARTSSGDLGTYGLLIEFDDPEELVAACRQVRDEGFQRWDAYTPFPIHGMDRAMGIRPTRLPLLILAGGLTGLTVALLMQWWMNAVDYPFLISGKPLFGLPANIPVTFELTVLFSALTAFFGLWGRTGMPRLYHPVFKSERFRRVTADRFFIVLEASDSRFDLQRTQEFAESLGGVHVERLEE from the coding sequence ATGAGCGCCCGAACGAGCTCCGGGGATCTCGGGACCTACGGTCTCCTCATCGAGTTCGACGACCCGGAGGAGTTGGTGGCGGCGTGCCGCCAGGTGCGGGACGAGGGTTTCCAGCGCTGGGACGCCTACACGCCGTTCCCCATCCACGGCATGGATCGGGCCATGGGCATCCGCCCGACCCGGCTGCCGTTGCTGATCCTCGCCGGGGGGCTCACCGGCCTCACCGTCGCCCTGCTCATGCAGTGGTGGATGAACGCCGTCGACTATCCCTTCTTGATCAGCGGCAAGCCCCTCTTCGGCCTGCCCGCCAACATTCCGGTGACCTTCGAGCTGACGGTGCTGTTCTCCGCCTTGACCGCCTTCTTCGGGCTGTGGGGGCGGACTGGAATGCCCCGCCTCTATCACCCGGTGTTCAAGAGCGAACGGTTCCGCCGCGTCACCGCTGACCGCTTCTTCATCGTGCTGGAAGCGAGCGACTCGCGCTTCGACCTCCAACGGACCCAGGAATTCGCCGAGTCCCTCGGCGGCGTCCACGTCGAGCGCCTGGAGGAATGA
- a CDS encoding heavy metal translocating P-type ATPase metal-binding domain-containing protein produces the protein MSLAAPELRATCPLPSMPEAAPPPSGEAPRPDACAHCGLPLGAYWRAEDGPFCCRGCRTVYQLIHDQGFERYYDLRRRPTAPPAQLRRDSLNWLDSVLEQAPELPGSNLRRLRLDLQGVHCAACIWLLEKLFARHAGAGQLRINPAVGSVDMLWDPSQSDLRDYLHEVESFGYRFGPPRKAAPRRSRGLLIRIGICAAASMNVMTYSLAYYLGLAADETSLFELLGQLSLGWAVLALAVGGSPFILSAWRGLRRGIAHLDLPIATGMVLAFAGSTWAYLAHGPHAAYFDTITIFVTLMLVGRWLQERVVERNRNALLASAGIADLFTRRFDGGMPEAIPVSAIEAGDELWIAPGDLVPVASILLHRAATVSLDWITGEAAAVETHPGDVVPAGAFNAGSRGFRITAREDFSGSRLTDLIRGDLITSDEGEPKASSAPAGGVEAWWNRVASVYVLLVFAVAAVGFLVGLRGGLQLAVETSVAILVVTCPCALGLGLPLGRELAHGRLRDLGVLLRDDGFLDRALALRKVVFDKTGTITRGQLRLSRASVEALKGLEPAHRAVLRSMVARSNHPVSRCVAEALAFRESADAALASADAGSSVSADDLREVTGQGLTWRGAAGEYRFGRPDFVLGQGNSGLGEPMAPSDDNFPGAVLGLDGEALAALEFEEDLRPDASSEVEALQDLGLAVYLFSGDTSSKVARVADELQLPRERVQGDLSPEQKAAAVAALDEHDTLMVGDGLNDSPSFDAAYCKATPAVDRAILPQKADFYFLGDGIGAVRHAIEMARHLHRVQRGNLLFAAVYNLAAVSLCFAGVVDPVVAAILMPASSVAVVLLTSHRLARRTLRWTS, from the coding sequence ATGAGCCTGGCTGCTCCAGAGCTGCGGGCCACCTGCCCGCTGCCCTCGATGCCGGAGGCGGCGCCTCCGCCTTCGGGGGAAGCCCCGCGGCCCGACGCCTGCGCCCATTGCGGACTGCCCCTGGGGGCCTATTGGCGGGCGGAGGACGGCCCCTTCTGTTGCCGCGGCTGCCGCACGGTCTACCAGCTGATTCACGATCAGGGCTTCGAACGCTATTACGATCTGCGGCGCCGCCCCACCGCGCCGCCGGCCCAGCTGCGGCGCGACAGCCTCAACTGGCTGGACTCCGTGCTGGAGCAGGCGCCGGAGCTCCCCGGCTCCAACCTGCGGCGGCTGCGCCTCGACCTCCAGGGGGTCCATTGCGCCGCGTGTATCTGGCTGCTGGAAAAGCTCTTCGCCCGCCACGCCGGTGCCGGCCAATTGCGTATCAACCCGGCGGTGGGCAGCGTCGACATGCTGTGGGACCCGTCCCAGAGCGACCTGCGGGACTATCTTCACGAGGTCGAATCTTTCGGCTATCGCTTCGGGCCGCCGCGCAAGGCTGCGCCCCGCCGCTCCCGCGGCCTGCTCATCCGCATCGGCATCTGCGCCGCGGCGTCGATGAACGTCATGACTTACAGCCTGGCCTATTACTTGGGGCTGGCGGCGGACGAGACGTCGCTCTTCGAGCTCCTGGGCCAGCTCAGCCTGGGCTGGGCGGTCCTCGCCCTGGCGGTGGGGGGATCACCGTTCATCCTCTCGGCCTGGCGCGGCCTGCGCCGGGGCATCGCCCATCTGGATCTGCCCATCGCTACGGGCATGGTGCTGGCCTTCGCCGGTTCCACCTGGGCCTATCTCGCCCACGGACCCCACGCCGCTTACTTCGACACCATCACCATCTTCGTCACCCTGATGCTGGTGGGCCGCTGGCTTCAGGAGCGGGTGGTGGAACGCAACCGCAACGCCCTCCTCGCCTCCGCCGGCATTGCGGATCTCTTCACCCGGCGCTTCGATGGCGGCATGCCGGAGGCGATTCCCGTCAGCGCCATCGAGGCGGGGGACGAGCTGTGGATCGCTCCCGGCGACCTGGTGCCGGTGGCGAGCATTCTGCTGCACCGGGCGGCGACGGTCTCCCTCGACTGGATCACCGGCGAAGCGGCGGCGGTGGAGACCCACCCCGGGGACGTGGTGCCGGCGGGGGCGTTCAACGCCGGCAGCCGCGGATTCCGCATCACCGCCCGGGAGGACTTCTCCGGCTCCCGCCTGACGGACCTGATCCGCGGCGATCTGATCACCAGCGATGAAGGCGAGCCCAAAGCGAGCTCCGCCCCGGCGGGGGGCGTCGAGGCGTGGTGGAATCGGGTGGCGTCGGTCTACGTCCTGCTGGTCTTTGCGGTGGCGGCGGTGGGCTTCCTGGTGGGGCTGCGGGGCGGCCTTCAGCTGGCGGTGGAAACCAGCGTCGCCATCCTCGTGGTCACCTGCCCCTGTGCCCTCGGCCTGGGCCTGCCCTTGGGCCGCGAGCTGGCCCACGGGAGGCTGCGGGATCTCGGCGTGTTGCTGCGGGACGACGGCTTCCTGGACCGCGCCCTGGCCCTGCGCAAGGTGGTCTTCGACAAGACCGGCACCATCACCCGCGGGCAGCTGCGGCTGAGCCGAGCTTCAGTCGAAGCCTTGAAAGGTCTGGAACCGGCGCACCGCGCCGTGCTGCGGAGCATGGTGGCGCGCTCCAACCACCCGGTGAGCCGTTGCGTCGCCGAGGCTCTGGCTTTCCGTGAGTCAGCGGACGCTGCGCTGGCCTCGGCAGACGCCGGGAGCTCCGTCTCCGCCGACGATCTGCGGGAAGTCACCGGCCAGGGGCTGACCTGGCGCGGAGCAGCGGGGGAGTATCGATTCGGGCGCCCGGATTTCGTGCTCGGCCAGGGGAATTCCGGACTTGGCGAGCCAATGGCCCCGTCCGACGACAACTTTCCGGGGGCAGTGCTGGGCCTCGACGGGGAGGCGCTGGCGGCTCTCGAATTCGAAGAAGATCTGCGCCCCGACGCCTCCTCCGAGGTCGAGGCGCTGCAGGACCTGGGCCTGGCGGTCTACCTGTTCAGCGGCGATACGAGCTCCAAGGTGGCGCGGGTCGCCGATGAGCTGCAGCTGCCGCGGGAGCGCGTGCAGGGGGACCTCTCCCCCGAGCAAAAAGCCGCCGCCGTGGCAGCGCTGGACGAGCACGACACCCTGATGGTGGGCGACGGGCTCAACGACAGCCCGAGCTTCGACGCCGCCTACTGCAAGGCGACGCCGGCGGTGGATCGCGCCATCCTGCCCCAGAAGGCGGATTTCTACTTCCTCGGGGACGGCATCGGTGCGGTGCGCCACGCCATCGAGATGGCCCGCCACCTCCACCGCGTCCAGCGCGGCAATCTACTCTTCGCGGCGGTCTACAACCTTGCCGCGGTCTCGCTCTGTTTCGCTGGGGTGGTGGACCCGGTGGTGGCCGCCATTCTGATGCCCGCCAGCTCCGTCGCCGTGGTGCTGCTGACCAGCCATCGCCTAGCCCGGAGGACGCTGCGATGGACATCCTGA
- a CDS encoding c-type cytochrome produces MRAQMTGGTLARIMLPIPALLAAAPVTADGWLPEAAAQVAETVDLHFTVLMVFAATVFLGLLFALDVILFMNLRRDDDQVGRQMADRGLYRGLAVLLSLVFVVAVFAMGVRGYLDASVAPTDALTVEALRGPEGLTFRYSADVETDELHVPSERPVRLTVQTADAPVSVTIPAFRVRRNAKAGVSTEAWFAASQPGSYELLSAGPSLASSPTAPAVVTVHSAADFDQWLMSKSDILLTLPPLDAGRVLVERKGCLVCHTVDGSPLTGPSFQGLMGRESRFADGSSQIADGDYVRRSILDPTSQVVEGFEPVMPPFAGQIRDAEIDAIITYLESLSDGGEAL; encoded by the coding sequence ATGAGAGCTCAGATGACGGGCGGCACGCTAGCCAGAATCATGCTCCCGATCCCCGCTCTTCTCGCCGCGGCGCCGGTAACCGCCGACGGCTGGTTGCCGGAGGCGGCGGCGCAGGTGGCGGAGACCGTCGACCTTCATTTCACCGTCCTGATGGTCTTTGCGGCGACGGTCTTCTTGGGGCTGCTCTTCGCCCTCGACGTGATCCTGTTCATGAATCTGCGCCGGGACGACGACCAGGTGGGGCGGCAGATGGCGGACCGGGGCCTCTACCGCGGCCTGGCGGTCTTGCTCTCTTTGGTCTTCGTGGTGGCCGTCTTCGCCATGGGCGTCAGAGGCTATCTGGACGCCTCGGTGGCGCCCACCGACGCCCTCACCGTGGAAGCCCTTCGGGGGCCGGAGGGGTTGACCTTCCGCTATTCCGCCGACGTCGAGACGGACGAGCTGCACGTTCCCAGCGAACGCCCGGTGCGCCTCACGGTGCAGACCGCCGACGCGCCGGTGTCCGTCACCATCCCGGCGTTCCGGGTGCGTAGGAACGCCAAGGCCGGGGTCAGTACCGAGGCCTGGTTTGCGGCCAGCCAGCCGGGGAGCTACGAGCTCCTCAGCGCCGGTCCCAGCCTGGCATCGTCTCCCACCGCGCCGGCCGTGGTCACGGTGCACTCGGCGGCGGATTTCGATCAGTGGTTGATGTCCAAGTCGGACATCCTCTTGACCCTGCCGCCCCTCGACGCCGGCCGCGTGCTGGTGGAGCGCAAGGGATGCCTGGTCTGCCACACCGTCGACGGCTCGCCCCTCACCGGGCCCTCCTTCCAGGGGCTGATGGGGCGGGAGAGCCGCTTCGCCGACGGCAGCAGCCAGATCGCCGACGGGGACTATGTGCGCCGCTCGATCCTCGACCCGACCTCGCAGGTGGTAGAGGGTTTCGAGCCGGTCATGCCTCCCTTCGCCGGCCAGATTCGCGACGCGGAGATCGACGCCATCATCACCTATCTCGAGAGCCTGAGCGACGGGGGGGAGGCACTCTAA
- a CDS encoding cbb3-type cytochrome c oxidase subunit I, with amino-acid sequence MDARSWWSTTDPVRIARIQLGGVLAALLLGAQLAFVLRAGLFGSGGALVSADALGGALTAHALVLVFLFALPALPLVIGGLVLPPMVGAKNFAFPALNRITLQLYLASWVLIALALLGGSVDRTLRSLPPADGGLSWPLAAAALGLHLLGLALVCGALNLLATVVYERSEDLQLSELPVLVWALVSGAAVQLAVAVAMASLGLLLFLESVTGASVFGAGMAGGLAQDPLAYERLFEFILHAGAAVVVLPAIGVAFEVLATFSRKAPAGGRSNPLSLAALAVLSLGGSGVALVNDGTAPTLLAAQSGISLLAMVPATVLLYNLLATLAGGAIRLSAAFLHALNLVVLITLGGLAGIFLATLSTGSYLQGSLFDTAQLHFLMGGGAVAGLITGLYYWWPLLTGRATSETLGRLGAALLFGGYLLAFVPSLVAGSRGLSSLTVFSSEAAARLEPVSGLGSVLLILGLGVVCWDLLASILHEVPAEPNPWGATTREWLGERRTEAYDFSSLVDGDRAREPEMARGELGGDSRVTSP; translated from the coding sequence ATGGATGCTCGTTCCTGGTGGTCCACCACCGACCCGGTGCGCATCGCGCGCATCCAGCTCGGCGGGGTGCTGGCGGCGCTCCTCCTGGGGGCGCAGCTGGCCTTCGTGCTGCGGGCGGGGCTCTTCGGCTCCGGGGGAGCCTTGGTCAGCGCCGACGCCCTCGGCGGTGCCCTCACCGCCCACGCCCTGGTGCTGGTCTTCCTCTTCGCTCTGCCGGCGCTGCCGCTGGTCATCGGAGGGCTGGTGCTGCCGCCCATGGTGGGGGCCAAGAACTTCGCCTTTCCGGCGCTCAACCGCATCACTCTGCAGCTCTATCTCGCGTCCTGGGTCTTGATCGCCCTGGCGCTCCTCGGGGGATCGGTGGACCGCACGCTGCGCAGCCTTCCCCCTGCCGACGGCGGTCTGTCCTGGCCCCTCGCCGCGGCGGCCCTGGGGCTCCATCTTCTCGGCCTGGCCCTGGTCTGCGGCGCCTTGAATTTGCTGGCGACGGTGGTCTACGAGCGCTCCGAGGATCTGCAGCTGTCGGAGTTGCCGGTGCTGGTGTGGGCCCTGGTGAGCGGTGCTGCGGTGCAGCTGGCGGTGGCGGTGGCCATGGCCAGCCTGGGCCTGCTGCTCTTCCTGGAGAGCGTCACGGGAGCCAGCGTCTTCGGTGCCGGGATGGCGGGAGGACTGGCGCAGGATCCCCTCGCCTACGAGCGGCTCTTCGAGTTCATCCTCCACGCCGGCGCCGCGGTGGTGGTCCTGCCCGCCATCGGCGTGGCCTTCGAGGTCCTCGCCACCTTCAGCCGCAAGGCCCCCGCCGGTGGCCGCTCCAATCCCCTGTCCCTGGCCGCCTTGGCGGTCCTTTCCCTGGGCGGTAGCGGGGTGGCGCTGGTCAACGACGGCACCGCGCCGACGCTCCTGGCTGCCCAGAGCGGCATCAGCCTGCTCGCCATGGTGCCCGCGACGGTGCTCCTCTACAACCTTCTCGCGACCCTCGCCGGCGGCGCCATCCGGCTCTCTGCGGCCTTCCTCCATGCCCTCAACCTGGTGGTGCTGATCACCCTCGGCGGCCTGGCGGGAATCTTCCTGGCCACCCTGTCCACCGGCAGCTATCTCCAGGGCTCCCTCTTCGACACCGCTCAGCTGCACTTCCTCATGGGCGGCGGTGCCGTCGCCGGGTTGATCACCGGCCTCTACTATTGGTGGCCCCTGCTCACGGGCCGGGCCACCAGCGAGACTTTGGGCCGCCTGGGGGCCGCCCTGCTCTTCGGCGGCTATTTGCTCGCCTTCGTTCCGAGCTTGGTCGCCGGCAGCCGCGGCCTGTCGTCCCTGACCGTCTTCTCCAGCGAAGCGGCGGCGAGGCTCGAGCCGGTGAGCGGGCTGGGCTCGGTGCTCCTGATTCTCGGCCTCGGGGTGGTCTGCTGGGATCTGCTGGCCTCGATTCTCCACGAGGTGCCGGCGGAGCCCAATCCGTGGGGAGCCACGACCCGCGAATGGCTGGGGGAGCGCCGGACCGAGGCCTACGATTTTTCCTCCCTGGTCGATGGAGATCGGGCCCGTGAGCCTGAGATGGCTCGTGGGGAGCTCGGCGGCGATTCGAGGGTGACGAGCCCATGA
- a CDS encoding cytochrome oxidase, with protein sequence MDILIVTLFVSLLLGVAGLVLFVLRLAAGDFEHGDRLSLLPLEQDEPENSLDEQPARVPSNSGS encoded by the coding sequence ATGGACATCCTGATCGTCACCCTCTTCGTCAGCCTTCTGCTGGGGGTGGCCGGCCTGGTGCTCTTCGTGCTGCGCCTGGCCGCCGGCGACTTCGAGCACGGCGACCGACTGTCCCTCCTGCCCCTGGAGCAGGACGAGCCCGAAAACTCTCTCGACGAACAACCCGCCCGAGTACCTTCCAACTCGGGAAGCTGA